The following nucleotide sequence is from Tenrec ecaudatus isolate mTenEca1 chromosome X, mTenEca1.hap1, whole genome shotgun sequence.
GTGAGACCTTCAACTGACCGGGCGTGGCCAGAGCCCTGGCGCGTTTGAGAGACCCGGTTCTGGTTTCCATCCGGGGGTGATATTGATGCCTAGCAGGTCCGTGTGCATTTTATCCGAACACGGGGACCAGGCAGTTCCTGAGCCCaccacttccccccccccaacatctCGGGGCCCCCGCATCCGGAGAGCGAGGAGTATAAACTTGGAAACGTCCTCTCTGTGCAGGGACAGAGTGACAGCTGAAACCACGGGCTTGGGGAGCCGTCCTGCCTGGCCTggtgtgtttggggtttttttgtttctccGGGAGAAGGACTAGGCGTGCATAAATTATCCGAGTGCTCCCAGCACAGCTGGTAATTATCCAGatccagggggtggggaggggggagtgtggggCTGGTGGCGGGTGTCACGGAACGTGTAATTTCCTCTCTCAAATACAGCCTGAGACCCAACAGCCCCCACGCCGGGGCTGCCGGATCGCCAGAGCTGACAGGCTGAGGTCCACCAGGAACAAAGAAACAATCCTCACGGAAAAAACCCCGCAGAACGGCCCCAGATGGAGATGCGGGTGTGACTCAGTCAACACCCTGTCCTTGGGTCGATGCCGGCTCACAGCAaccaccgcccggtcctgcgccgtcccccACATCGTACCCGTGTCTGACTGCACATGGTCCTTGTCCTCGTGGTCAGTGGGACAGACTCTCCCGGCCTCGGGGGCCTCTGTCCACCACCCTGGGCTGCAGATGCCCCTTCACACGGCCATCTCCCCTCCGTGACCCTCTGTCCCTTCTCCTCTGTGATCAGGACACCCCTCCTGCATGGCGAGgaccccctgcccttaggttccTAAGGCTGTAAAATCGTCTGGCCTTTCAGGACGGGGTTCGGACACTGGCCACTGAGTTTGCCAGGAGCAGAGGCCCGTGTGCACCGgatggaggggacaggagagcccaCTGTGAGTTTTAAATACAACCGTCCAAGCTCAGCCACGCCCCTCAGCCAGCAGTCCCCGCTCACCCCCCCATCTCGTCCATGCAGACCCTCCAGGGACCCCGCACCCCGTCAGCTCCCAGGTCCAGCCCTCCTCCACCGCATTCCCTGCGGAGCTCCACCCTGGGGTCAGTGCCGCCCCGGGTACATGGTGGGTGACCCCAAGGTGCACGGAGCCCCCGGTGCTGCTGCTCCCCTGATGGCCTGGTGTCCGGTGCTGGTTCACTGGGTTACAGAGCAAGCTGcccactgcaaggccagcagttgaaacccaccagccgctctcagGGGGAGacaccagaccgtctgctcccgtgcagactgaccgcctgggagacccccaggggcagctccaccctgtcctgcagggtccccgaaaGTCGGCGTCCACTCGAGGGCAGGGGGCTGACAATGGAAAATGTAGCTTTGAGACAGTTGCTTGATTTCCATGTTTCCAAACTTAGAGAGAAAGAAGAGTAGATATTTTTAACCCGGGTTGGTCCAGCTGGAGGGGTCAGTCCAGCCACAGCCTGGCTCCCTGCCGTGTGTgtcgtgtgtgggggggggaggctggCCAGCCCTGCTCACAGGATGTACGCCCCGTCCCTGACCCCCCCCACTTACACCATGGAGGGCAGAGGTCATCCCACGACTCCGGAGCCTCGGAGGGACCAAGCCCGGCCTCCTACAGGAAGTCCCTCCTGAGAGGCTCCTGGGTCTGGGCAAGGAGCCCGTCCTCCAGTGAGGGCAggacaggtgggtgggtggacagACGGACAGGTGGGTGGAGGGATGGATGAATGGCTAAGTAGATGATGaacggatgggtgggtggattggTGGATGGACAGATGcattgatggatggatgtgtgggtggacgaggggtgggagggtggatgggTGCATGGACAGGCAGGTTGGTGGATGGACAGAtgcattgatggatggatggatgggtggacgaggggtgggtgggtggatgggtgcatGGACAGACAGGTTGGTGGATGGACAGATGcattgatggatggatgtgtgggtggacgaggggtgggtgggtggatgggtgcatGGACAGACAGGTTGGTGGATGGACAGGCGATGCACACAGGCACGCTCCAGTCCACGTTGTGACCACGGTGCATTCTGCCTTCCAGCCCAGGGGGCTGCTCTCCCAGCCGGACGCCGGGCAGCCCTGAGCACAACGCTCCGGCAGatgcccccagcagcccagcggcCGACGGAGAGGCCAGAGCCGGGCCCGGCAGCAGGTCCTTCCCTGCGGGCAGTGGGGGTGACGGGGCACCGACGCAGGGCGGCCGGGTGCTTGGGTGCTTGTGTGCAGACGGGAGAGGTTTGTGTCCCAGCTGTGGGCTGAGGACGGCCTGGGACGCAGCGCGGGGGACGGGCTCTGCCGCTGCCGGTTACACGCCCAGGGTTTCTGGGTGCTCGCCGGGGCTTATTTTAGCTTTCTGGAAAATCTACTTCACCCAAAATAAACCAGGGCAGCTGTGCTGTGAGGGAAGCGCAGGTCAgcagctgctgtgtgtgtgtgtgtgtgtgtgtgtgtgctcagcgCAGGGGGGACAGGGGGGCAGCACACCTCCCAGACCAAACAGGAGAGGTGGGAGGAGCTGTGTGCTTGAGgcagtttatggtgccaacctggccgataaacacacgtggggttcattgaagggcagcgggatcaatggctcagggagcctcacctttctagttctggggtctcttgctgTCTGATTGCTGgacgagggtgcagctgccttagccagttccctgcttcagctggcaaggctcacttcctgcacagcaccccgaggagaaaggctcccttcctgcacagcaccccgaggagaaaggctcccttcctgcacagcaccccaaggagaaaggctcccttcctgcacagcaccccgaggagaaaggctcccttcctgcacagcaccccgaggagaaaggctcccttcctgcacagcaccccaaggagaaaggctcccttcctgcacagcaccccaaggagaaaggctccctccctgcacagcaccccaaggagaaaggctcccttcctgcacagcaccccgaggagaaaggctcccttcctgcacagcaccccgaggagaaaggctcccttcctgcacagcacccctaggagaaaggctcacttcctgcacagcacccctaggaGAAAGGGTCACTGcctgcacagcacccctaggaGAAAGGGTCActgcctgcacagcaccccaaggagaaaggctcccttcctgcacagcaccccaaggagaaaggctcccttcctgcacagcaccccgaggagaaaggctcccttcctgcacagcaccccgaggagaaagactcccttcctgcacagcaccccgaggagaaaggctcccttcctgcacagcaccccaaggagaaaggctcccttcctgcacagcaccccgaggagaaaggctcccttcctgcacagcaccctgaggagaaaggctcccttcctgcacagcaccccgaggagaaaggctcccttcctgcacagcaccccgaggagaaagactcccttcctgcacagcaccccaaggagaaaggctcccttcctgcacagcaccccaaggagaaagggtcactgcctgcacagcacccctaggagaaaggctcccttcctgcacagcaccccaaggagaaaggctcccttcctgcacagcaccccgaggggaaaggctcccttcctgcacagcaccccgaggagaaaggctcccttcctgcacagcaccccgaggagaaaggctcccttcctgcacagcacccctaggagaaagggtcacttcctgcacagcacccctaggagaaaggctcccttcctgcacagcaccccgaggggaaaggctcccttcctgcacagcaccccgaggagaaaggctcacttcctgcacagcaccccaaggagaaaggctcccttcctgcacagcaccccgaggagaaaggctcccttcctgcacagcaccctgaggagaaagactcccttcctgcacagcaccccgaggagaaaggctcccttcctgcacagcaccccaaggagaaaggctcccttcctgcacagcaccccgaggagaaaggctcccttcctgcacagcaccctgaggagaaaggctcccttcctgcacagcaccccgaggagaaaggctcccttcctgcacagcaccccgaggagaaagactcccttcctgcacagcaccccaaggagaaaggctcccttcctgcacagcaccccaaggagaaagggtcactgcctgcacagcacccctaggagaaaggctcccttcctgcacagcaccccaaggagaaaggctcccttcctgcacagcaccccgaggggaaaggctcccttcctgcacagcaccccgaggagaaaggctcccttcctgcacagcaccccgaggagaaaggctcccttcctgcacagcacccctaggagaaagggtcacttcctgcacagcacccctaggagaaaggctcccttcctgcacagcaccccgaggggaaaggctcccttcctgcacagcaccccgaggggaaaggctcccttcctgcacagcaccccgaggagaaaggctcccttcctgcacagcaccccgaggagcagccgcatggagctgccccgatgcagcctgggagctggagccccgtgtggagaccctgcagcGCTGAGACGCTGACACGTCACTGACTCGGCTTCCCTCCTGCGTCGGcaccattgcgtgtgttttgtgagacggaggaggactgtGTGGGTTCATGTGGGACTTATGGGCGTGGGCAGCGctgggtcgggatgttttcttgacgtgcatttaaccttcatataaaactctctcttattcatatgagtgtctgtggatgttTCTCTAAAGCTGCCAGACTCACACAGagctctctctgtcacacactgacacacacatgcacacgccacACACACGCCACACGGACACAAACCCCTCACACGCTGATGTGCACATCACACGCGCTGCATGACACACCACATGCATGCAGATACACAGCATACAACAcacacaggacacacacacacaggacacacacccacacacatcaacGCTGGCCGCTGCGGCCGTGTGAGGAGGGCACCGTGCTCAGCAAAGCGCAGGTCAGCGGAAGGGCCACCTGGAAGGGGACAGGTGGGCACCGTCACGGCGCCAGGTGCTCGGCTTGGGGGCAGTTGCGGGGCGGCACGAGAAAGGGGCTAGGATTTCCCACATGCATCACTCGCGGGCGGGGGGCGTGGGGACACCCCTTAGCTGCCTGGGAGGAAAGACCTGGGGCCAGTTTTCCAAAATCCAGCCCCCGGGGGTCCCGGCAGAGCAGGGTCTGACGTGGAGCCGTGTCCGTGTCCTCAGGGCGGACGGGTCTCAGCGCAGCTTCCAGGCTGagagagaccaggaagaaaggcctggagctgGACTCCGGAAAGCCCTTTGGGCCCCAGCAGAGCGGGAGGACGTGGTGTCTGGGGCCGAGGGAACCCCGTCTTTGGACACTCCCTTCCCAAAGCTGCATCCAGCAGAGCCCCCAGCAGCTCCGTCTGCTCCGGAGGCGCCCCATCTGCCGGCGCTCGGCTCCCGCGGGGCGCACATGGTTCTGGGGTTCTGTCCCGGCAGCTTCCTCGGGGAGGGGAAGTCGGGATCCCACAGCTCCCTTGGTCTCCCCGTCCCCCGTCCGTCCGTGGAGGCGGGCTCCCCAGTTCCATCGGGGGCCCAGGGACAGAATCTCCTGGCGGAGACCTCACAGGACGGGGTACATCTGCCGTCATGGGCTTATGAGGCTGTAACCCCCATTTTTATTAAACGCTCATGGGGGGCTCCTGCAGCTCTCATCCCAGTGCACCCACCCATCGTGTCGAGCACCTTGTGCACAGGCTGCCATCAACCttttcaaaacgtttgctttctccttgagcccctggaaccagcacctcattttcctccctccagccccccgcccccgagCCCTTGATCAATGATCAATAATCAATGATCATTCCATGCACgacgtccgctgtctcccttcacccgcttttctgtcgTCCGTCCCCTGTGACTAATCCTctaggggaggagaaagccccgtctcgTCGACGGGCGTGTCTGTCCGTCTGTCTGGTTCCCTGGCGCCGTGTTCTTGTCTCGggcgttttttggggggtgtgcgATGCAGGACGGGGACTTGGATACGGGCAGTAACTAGATGCACGGGTTCTTGGCGGGTGGGCAAACCGGTTAAGACCAGACAAGCCGCCGTGGTCCTCCGAGCCCGAATCCTGCTGTCCACCCGGAcagcacccctcccctccccgagcCTGCTGGGCCTGCGTCCCCCGAGGGCTGGCAAGGCTGGCGGCCTGACGGGAGCTGATTGCCCATCGGGTCTCTGGGCAGAGGGCAGCTTCATGGGTGCACGGCCGGGCCTGGCTCCCTAATTAATAAGCCAGAGGTCCCTTCGCCCTCTCTTGTCTCTGTGGACGGGGCAGTGTGCACCCACATTTCAGCTGGCATGGACGGCTGCCCGGGGGCACACCAGAGGGTGCTCCTGCCAGCCCGTCCGTCCATCCGTCCTTCACCCCACGGGCTAGCAAACTGCCTGACCTTCGCGGGGCTAGGGGGAGGTCCAGGGGCAGCGGCACAGCCGGTCAGGGCCCGCCCAGACAGCAGGGTCCACGGGGGCCGGGTGGTCAGCGCACAGCAGACTGGCATTAACCTTGGACAGCTCACCAGGCTGGCTCTTCCTGCCAGACACACAGGCTCCTCCGGGACCGAGGGAGCCGGGCCGGGAACAAATGCCAAGTCATTCTCCCCACGGGCATCTGTCCAGCGGCTGCGGCCCccgaggagggcagggaggggacgGGAGCGGCTGACTCTGAGTCACGCCCGGCTCTGGCGAGGATGTGCCCTGGACAAGTCCGTCCTGGAAGGACTCCAGCCGGGAGGCTCCTTGGGAGAGATGATGGGCCTCGCGGACTTGGGGTGCGTTATCGGGACGggacagtccctggggaaggacgccaggcctggggacgcGGAAGGTCAGCAGGGACGAGGACGGTGGACGGACTGTCCGCAGCCCGAGGCTAGGACACGGGGGCGACGGCCCACACTGTGCCCGGAGAGAAGACCCGGCTGGGGGGAGACGGCTTTAATGGGCcccctgtgggggaggggagggaggggggaggggggtgtccacGTTCCGACCGCCCCGTCCTCGCTCGGTTCCCTGAGAACTGTTCCTGGACTGTGGGCGGAGGCCGCGGGGGGCAGGCGGGGTGCCAGGCGGCCAGTCCAGGGCCTTGACGGGGCGCCTAGCCCCGCCCCCTGGGCCATCGGGGTGACATCAGAGGGAGAAATTGGGGGTGACGTCGGGGGTGACGTCGGGGTGACATCAGGGGATGATGTGGGGGTGACGCCAGGGGGAGACGTCGGGGTGACAACAGGGGATGACGTCGGGGTGACGTCCGGGCGACGTCAGGGGTTGACGTAGGGGATGACGTCGGGGTGACGTCAGGGGTGATGTCAGGGGTGACGTCGGGGTGACGCTGCGGTGACGTCGGGGTGATGTCAGAGGTGAAGTCGGGGTGACGTCGGGGAGACGCCGGGGTGACGTCGGGGTGACGTCGGGGAGACGCCGGGGTGACGTCGGGGTGACGCCGGGGTGACGTCAGGGGGGTGACGTCGGGGAGACGTCGGGGTGACgtcggggagacgccggggagacGTCGGGGTGACGCCGGGTGACGTCAGGGAGACGTCGGGGTGACGTCAGAGGTGACGTCGGGGTGACGCCGGGTAACGTCAGGTGACGTCGGGGTGACGTCAGAGGTGACGTCGGGGTGACGCCGGGTAACGTCAGGTGACGTCCGGGTGACGTCGGGGAGACGCCGGGTGACGTCAGGGAGACGTCGGGGAGACGCCGGGTGACGTCGGGGAGACGTCGGGGAGACGCCGGGTGACGTCGGGGAGACGTCGGGGTGACGCCGGGTGACGTCGGGGTGACGCCGGGTGACGTCGGGGTGACGCCGGGTGACGTCAGGGAGACGTCGGGGAGACGCCGGGTGACGTCAGGGTGACGTCGGGGTGACGTCGGGCACGCCCGCCATGGCGCAGCTGCGCGCCCAGAGCTCCCGCTGCAGCGCGCGGTCGTAGGAGCGCCCCAGGGAGCGGGTCTCCGCCTGCTCGAACAGGTAGCGGCCGCCCACGCCCTCCAGCCCGGGCGCCGCGGCCGCGAACACGGAGGTGCGCGCGCCTTCCTCGGGCGTCTGCGGGCACAGGGCGCAGCGGGCAGCGGGCGCCCCACGACGACGGGGGCTTCCAGGTGCCCCTGCGCCCCCGCGCCCACCCAGCACCTGTCCGGCGCTGCGCTGGTTGGTGCGGGGAGTGGACTTCGCTCCCACGGGCATCGGATAAACCCGAACCCCCTGACCTCGGGGTCACCCCCCTCGCCCTGCAGTCCCCCCATCACAGGGCCGCCAGGGCTCTGCCTCCAGTCGCTGTGGAGCAaacaccaggtctttcctccgcACTCGAAGCCCCTAATTTTCTGGGTCTTTATCCAGAGGGAcaaatctgtctgtctgtctatccatccatctatcatctatctgtacatctatctatctatccgtctatctatctacatatctatccatccatctatccatctatccatctatctatctatcatctatccgtttatctatctatctatctatccatccatctatccatctatccatctatctatctatcatctatctgcatatccatccatctatctatctatctatctatcatctatccgtttatctatctatctatctatccatctatctatcatctatctgtatatctatctatctgtctgtctatctatctgtctgtataTCTAtcgacatatctatctatctatctatccatgtatctatcgatctacatatctatccatctatctatatatatatatatctatcgacatatctatctatctatccatctatctatcgatctacatatctatccatctatctatccatccatccatctatctatctatccacatatccatctatctatccatctatctatctatcatctatctatccacatatccatctatctatctatatatctatctatctacatatctatctatctacatatgtaTCTATCGATCTACATATCTGTCTATCGTCTATCTGTCTCTCTATCCCTCAGGTTTCAGGTCAAGCCCCCCCCCAGGTCCATCCCCAGGTGAGACCAGCCACGCAGCTTCGCTCTTGGGGGCTGTAAGGTCTGAGGGTCAAGTCCCCCCCGTGGATGCCCCTGCAGGGCACGGAGGGCCGGGGCTAACTGGGCAGAGGGTCCCGGGGTCCTTGTACCTTGAAGAACAGCCAGGCCAAGAGACGCTTGAGGGGGCCGGTGGCCCAGAAGACGTGCTTGTAGAGGTCAGTGTCCACCACCCCGGGGTCCACGGCGTTGGCGGTGACCGGGCTGCCCCAGGCGGTGAGCAGGCTCTGCAGGTGGTAGGTGAACAGGACCAGGGCCAGCTTGCTCTGGGCATAGGCACCGTGGGAGGAGTAATGCTGCCTGCGGGTGGGGCGCAGGGGGCTGGTCAGAGGTTGTGCTGGGCTGGGCTCCtgagcccctccccaccccctgccgtgACCCCAATCTGGCCCACCCAGGTTAGCCAGCGCCCTTTTGAATGCATGCAGACGAGGCAGAGATGCAGCCACAAGCCCAGGGACGCCAGGGCCCCAGGGGCTGGGAGAGACCATGAGGAAGGACCGTCCCCTGGAGCCTCCTGAGGGAGCcggccctgcccagccctggacCTCAGAGTGGTGTCTGTGCAGATGTCAGTCAGTGAGCGTGAGGTCACAGGTgtgcctccgaagaaaggcctggcagtccacTTTCATAGAGGCCAGTCAGTCATTCattcactgccctcgagtggacgccggctcccggggaccctgtaggacagggcggagctgcccctgggggtctcccaggtggtcagtctgcacgggagcagacggtctggtctctctccccaggggcagctggtgggtttgaaccagccgaGACTGAGGGTGCAGGGTGAGAGCAGAGAACAGGGGCCGCAAACAAGACCGTGGGGTCCCCGTTGGTGCCGGGAACCAGATCTGGGCTCGGCCAcagctgggggttgggggtgtgtgtggccgGTGGCCACAGCAGGGGGAGTGTGCAGAGACAGGCCTGAGTCCCTCCTACATgctcagcgcccccccccccggacACTGTCCACCCCGCCCAGATTCAGGGCCCCTGGCGTCGGCCACCCCTCCAGCCCTTTGTTCAGGAATGGCGCAGGCTGGACGCACCCCGTGGCAGGGACCCATGGTGGGTTCCGGCAGGTCTGAGGTCTCCACGCTGGTTGCACACGCGCTGTCAGGGGGAGCCTCCCGGGGACGCTGAGCGCCCCCCGCAAGGGCTGCAGCTGGAGCCTGCAAACACGGTCTCCCATCCACACACGCGTgtgcagacacacatgcacacctgtaTGTACTCACACATACAGACGCCCACAGACACAGCGTCGAACAAACACACACTTCCAGCCTCCGTCAACATCCCACTGTCACACCTCAGGCGcatgcacacgcatgcacacgtatgcatacacatacaagcacacacacacgtgtgcacagacatgcacatgcatgcacacactccTGCACACTCACAAATACACACTTGCAACGGCTTGCACACACAGACTCATGCACAGGCACATGCTTGTGTGCTTACACAGACTCACAAGTGCACATGCGTacagacacacacgcatgcacacatgctCCTGCACACTCACACATGTAGCGACTTGCACACACAGACTCTCACACACGTGCACATGCTTGTGTGCTTAAGCACGccccacacacagactcacaagtGCACACGTGCACGTGCACACACGTACAGACTCACAGACGCACACACATGCTGGTCCAGACTCAGATACACACGCAAGCTCACAAACTCACGtacagaatcacacacacacatggtttTTCATACTTACAAACatgctcacacgcacacacacacagaatcgtACACACACGTGCTTCATACACCCACTGACTCACATGTGCACACCTGGGCAGGCTCACACACGCACATGGTGGTGCACACTCACggctacacacacacgcgcagacTCACGCTCATGCCGGTCCAGGCTCGGGACACGCACACACGTGCAGGGACAGACTGTGGACGCAGGACCAGCAGGCACCTCCAGGGCCCCGCAGTCCTCAGCGGACCCCTTGCCCGTCCCCGTCGGCTCACCTGCCCTGCAGGTCGGCCATGTCGAGCTCGCCGACGTAGTGTGTGGCCGAGGACACGGTGACCACGCGGGCCGCCTGCCCGGGGCTGCCCGACGCTCTGAGCGTGTCCAGCAGCAGGTTGGTCAGCAGGAAGTGGCCGAGGTAGTTGAGACCAAAGTGCTCCTCAAAGCCGTCGGCGGTGGTCCTCTCCGGCACCATCATCACCCCGGCTGCGGGCGGGCGGCCAGGACAGGGGCCGACTCAGCGTCCAGCAGCAGCCGCTGCCCAGGCTCCGCCTCTCTCCTGGGACCAGCCCCGCAGCCCCCAGGCGGGCGCCGTTTCTGGACTAACGCGGAGCAGACCCGGGGGCCAGGCGGCGTGCTTCCGAAGCCCCGTGGGTGGCTGCGTCCTGCCTGGCGGGGTCACTCACCGTTGTTGACCAGGACGTGCAGCGGGAGGCCCTTGGCCTTGAACTGCTGGACGAAGTTCCTGATGGACGCGAGGGAGGCCAGGTCACAGAAGATGAATTCCACTGTGGGGACAGGGACACACAGTCCATCAGCCGGGCCCCGGGGGCCTGTCCTGCACTGGCCGGCCCTCGGTGGGCAGCAGCCGGAGCTGGTGATTGATGCCCTTCCTCAGGTCAGGCCTCCCGGTCGCCTTGGTCTGTGAGGAAGTGGGGGGGGTGGACGCCACCCCCTTGCGATCCTCGTGGGACAGCGGTGTGACCAGTTACACACGGCTCCTGGGACCCACCACCCGAGCGGCGTGCACCCTCTGGACCCGGGGCCCCTGCGCGGGgagcctcctagacccaggggaacaGGGCTGTCAGGACACAGGGAGATAAGATTTCCATGGAACACCGGGCCCGCAGGTGCTGACCGCTGACCGCTGACCAGGACCTGAGAGCCCAGAGAGAGGAAGCCCTCCCCTAGGACCAGGGCCCTGCGTTCAGACTTGGGGTCAGTTGTTGGAGACCGCCGGCCGCTTGGAGGGAGGggggcgaggctgtctgctctgagcagaagcTGACCATCTGGGAGacccacagtggcagtgagtttatctatcatccatctatctatccatctatccatctatctatctatctatctatctatctatctatctggatatctatctatctatctatctatctatctatctatccatctatctatctatctacatatctatctatctgtctatctatctatctatctatctatccacatatctatctatctatctatccatctatcatccatctatctatctatctatctacatatctatctatctatctggatatctatctatctatctatccatctatctatctatccatctatctatctacatatctatctatctatctatctgtctatctatctatctatctatctatctatccacatatctatctatctgtctatctatctatctatctacctatctatctatccatctatctatctatctatccatctatctatctatctatccatccatctatctacctatctatctatctatctatctatctatgtatctatctatctatctatctatcatctatctacatatctacctATCCATTAGCTcatatatctatccatccatcaatcatttatctatctatctatcaatctatcaatctatctatctatctatctatctgcatatctctctatccattagctcctggggagagagaccagaccgtctgctcccgtgcagact
It contains:
- the LOC142434624 gene encoding polyprenol dehydrogenase-like — protein: MSALCAARALLRVYAAGAAVLLLQLLRRLRGAPPEPVLPPRPDRVAIVTGGTDGIGFATARRLAQLGMHVIIAGNNDHKAQNVVRQIQEEALNKKVEFIFCDLASLASIRNFVQQFKAKGLPLHVLVNNAGVMMVPERTTADGFEEHFGLNYLGHFLLTNLLLDTLRASGSPGQAARVVTVSSATHYVGELDMADLQGRQHYSSHGAYAQSKLALVLFTYHLQSLLTAWGSPVTANAVDPGVVDTDLYKHVFWATGPLKRLLAWLFFKTPEEGARTSVFAAAAPGLEGVGGRYLFEQAETRSLGRSYDRALQRELWARSCAMAGVPDVTPTSP